gggtgttggctttggggatgaccagtgagatatacctgctggagagcgcgctatgggtgggtgttgttatcgtgaacagtgagctgagataaggcggagctttacctaggtaaagacttatagatgacctggagtcagtgggtctggcgacgaatatgtagcgagggccagccgactagagcatacaggtcgaagtggtgtgtggtatatggggctttggtgacaaaacggatggaactgtgatagactgcatccagtttgctgagtagagtgttagaggctattttgtgAATGACATCGCTGGagtcgaggatcggcaggatagtcagttttactagggtatgtttggcagcgtgagtgaaggaggctttgttgcaaaatagaaagcctattctagatttaattttggattggagatgtttaatatgagtctggaaggagagtttacagtctagccagacacctaagtatttgtagttgtccacctattctaagtcagaaccatccagagtagtgatgctagtcgggcgggcgggtgcgggcagcgaacggttgaaaagcatgcatttagttttactagcgtttaagagcagttggaggccacagaaggagtgttgtatggcattgaagctcatttggaggtttgttaacacagtgtccaaagaagggccagatgtatacagaatggtgtcgtctgcgtagagatggatcatggaatcacccgcagcaagagcaacatcgttgatatatacagagaaaagagtcggcccgagaattgaaccctgtggtaccccacaGGTTGTTCAATTATTTATTTCCTAAAAATACATGTAGGCTAAGTCAACTTTCATGTATTCCGACATACTGTAAACCCACGGGCATAGAGCAACCATTGGACTTTCGTGAGTCTCCGTTGCCTGATAGACACCTGTTCAGTTTCAGGCTGTAAAATGCAAAAGGCAGAtaggcctggagagagagagagtgagagagagagagagagagagagagagagatagagtgagtgtgtgagtatgtgtgtgtgtgtgtgtgtaggtgtgggtgtgtgcctgtgtgtgaacCTGTGTGTGAGGGGGTGGGAGAGAACACAGGTAGACAATGATAAATCATTGAGCATATCTGTTGCTCTCAACAAACTTTCTCATTGGCAACCTAACACAACCGTGTCCAAGAAGGGGAACAAACACTCAACGAACTATATGTTCGTTTTTATTTATGCACGAATATCCTTAACAAAAAGAAGTGAATCTAATCAAATCGAAGAGGAGACAACCTAACGAAGGGATATAGCCggtttctttctctctatttgtCTATCGCCTTCTCTATTTATTTATCACCAAATACTTGAAAAAAACAGAATGGATCCGATAGTGGAGGTCGTCGCCTTGCTGCTTGGGTTTATAGGATGGGTGATGGTGGGGATAGCTATACCCAACCGTTACTGGAAGGTTTCCACCGTTGACGGGAGCGTCATCACTACCTCCACCATCTATGAGAACCTATGGATGTCCTGTGCCACGGACTCTACAGGTATCCACAACTGCCACGAGTTCCCCTCTCTGCTCGCCCTGAACGGTATGGACATCCTAGAGAAATATAATATTTTCGATAGGACAAATTATGTTAAGGAATAAAATGGATTTACTGCCTGTGATGATATTGTTTTGTTGTCATTAAACAAATATGCCAAGGCCCATATGTTACACTTTTTCttagaaatgttttgtttgtgACTGAGAGGTCAAAAGGTTCAAATATGATAATCCCAGAACGACATCAATAAACAATTAATTTAGGTTGAATCATTGGTTAATATGAAATCAGTCAAATCAGACTTTTTTTTGCTACACAATTACAGTTTTTAGAGTTGTTTTCTTCTCTAATAAACACAAAACAGAAGGATAGTTCCATTTCAATAGATCATATTCTTAAATATCATCATAATTATTGGCTATTATTTGGCTATAAAATGTGTAGAACTCAATATGTTTCTTTACAAATCACATTTGATACAAATGTAATAATCCTCGTATTTGTTATTAcagtataaaaaaaacatgttatagGCCAATTCATTTTGTTTGTGAAAGTGACAATTTGTGTTTATTCATATGCTCTGTCCCGCAGGATATATCCAGGCGTCTCGAGCACTAATGATTGCTGCGATTATTTTCGGATCTTTCGGGCTCCTTGCAACCCTGATCGGGATGCAGTGTTCTAAAGCAGCTGGAGTGAACATGGTTCTAAAGGGTAGAATAGCTGGTGTTGGAGGTGTCCTATTCTTGCTTCAGGGTAAAGGGATATTCTCAAACTGTTTTCTTTAACTGTTTATAGTCATAACTGCCACCTCTTAATTATCTTGTGCACAATTAACTTAaataatctctctctgtctctatttctctctccctctcacacacacacacacacacgcacacgcacacacaaacaaaaacacatacacacatactatATCTCTCTCTCAGGCCTGTGTACAATGATCTCAGTATCTTGGTATGCTTTCAACATCACCCAGGACTTTTTTAATCCATTATATCCCGGGATAAAGTAAGTGAATTACCACCCATTCCAATTACTGCAATTAGGCTACTGGCACACTGCTGTCCTCTGCTGTCTGTTAGACAGAAGAGCAGTCACCAAACCAACATGTAATAGCCTATTGTTTATGAACTTGACAAAATGTAGGACCTACTGTGTTTTGCAGGTATGAGATTGGAGAGGGCCTCTACATTGGCTGGTGCTCTGCTGTTCTTGCTATCGTTGGGGGATCTTGTTTGACATGTGCCTGCAAACTGGGCACGTCTGAGAAACAGTGAGTTCAgtggatactgtgtgtgtgtgcatgtgtgtgtgtgtgtgtgtgtgtgtgtgcgtgcgtgcgtgcgtgtgtgtgtgcgtgcgtgtgtgtgtgtgcgtgtttcaaACCTTAATGCATGTGGGTTGGTGATTGGTGGTTTTATTTTATCTATATGTGTGCCCTCCTCACCCACTCTTcctctcatcctcttcctcagacatTACCCCTACCAGCCGAGGGGCACAGTGTACTCTGGCATGGCACCATCGCAGAGTCAGGCTGCCACTTCCTATGGCCGGAACGCCTACGtttgaacaagagagagagagcacaccaaTGAGCCATTGGGTTCACCTTTATCCACCATGTCCAATAACTACAAACCAGACTCACTGTTGACCGCACAGTTGTTGAAGACGTGTAAACGATGTCTACAGTGCTGAGGGAGGTTAAGTGCTATACTATGTAGGATTATGTCTTTCATATTTGGATCAATCACCTCATATTGAAGACATTATGGCTGTTAGTTTGGTTGTGGTGCACTGTGCAAACATGTCGCCTGTAAAATAACGTGCAAAAGCTGAGATGTCTAATGACTGATGCctgtattatatcccattttttattttcataatGATATAGGCTCATGTTGGCATGAAAAGGGATGATTTGATGAAAAGTCTAGATCTAGAGGCATGTCCAAACCAGCAGATTAAGACTTGATTCTCAAGTATTGATGTTATCGAGATGTTTTGTATTGTGTGTACAGTTTTATAATGTCTGAGATGTGTGTGGCTATGCCATTCTGAATGTTTGTTTTAGTTTATTCGTTTTCTTTACAATTCCACCCAATAAAATGATTCTTTAAATACTCAAATAACTATTTTGTTTGTATCTAGTAACCTAACGTAACGGTTTCTAGTGAGGAATGAACATGATCAACCATATGTTTATTATTATCACAGACAATCGACATAGTGTTTGGCCCACAGATAACACTGATGGATAGATTAATCAATAATATTCCTTTGGGAATATTATGGCATGACCAGTGACTGTACAGCGACGGCGTTATGTGCCATATATGGACATGGGAGTGTTATCTACGAGCTAAAATAGTTCATCCAATGAGACCGCCCCACGTTGGTAGGCAACAACGATGTGTGCTGCTAGAACTGGCCACTCACCGCACAGAAATGTAGGGCATTTGAATCCGTGAAGGAGGGGGTAAAAACCGGACCGGCTGAAGTTTCACTTTAGAAAGCACCTAAGTTGACAGCTGCTGAAGTTATTCAATGTCATGCCACGTAGAGAAAACTAGAATAATTTATTAGATCCATGCGATATTGCAATTTTGGCTGTCTAAACAACGTTGTCCTACGCGAGTAAATTATAGGAACCTTCCATTAGCTGTCCAAGGTGTCACTCGGAACTATTTCTTAGCCGGACTACATATACATATAGCCTCTAAACGATGAAGACGTTATGAAGAAAATTACCGTTTAAATGATATCGTACGTAGTTTGCAATTCAATTATATCAGAGACGTGAAATATACAACTCCAGGAGAAGTGTGAAGTATATAAGTATGGAGTCGGGGCGACGGAAGGGTCTCAGCGGGGTCCTGTCTTCCTTGTCACTGCTCTGTGTCATTCTGGACCTCCAGTTGGACGGtaagaccagacagacagatagcaaTGTGTTTTTGCCCGAATAGTTCAGTCTGCATAGAGttgttgatttaaaaataccGGTAACTAAGTATTCAGTTATTTCCTTAGCTAGGTATGCTACGACCGATTGTACAAGATAATCAGGTAGTTTTCTGTGTGCTTTTACTTGTTAACTACTGTAGGCTAGCTAGGCTATCGAAACCCTTTGGCTGTTGGTTTAGTTTTTTACATACTCCCTTTACAAACAAGTCCTATGATTTAAATCTAAACGGAGGAATGTATGTCTACTGTTAAAATGACACAACATTCATGAACATAGCTACTCTGTCTCCTTCATTTAGGTCAGTTCCTATGTGGTTATGTGAGCAATTGCCTATGGGGGCTTCCAAGAGGCTCACACTAAGTGTTTTGTTTCAGGTGTCTTGGGGGCAACTCATGTGGAGATTGAGCAGCACTTGGAGATGGGCCGTAAACTGTTGGCTGCCGGTCAACTGGCGGAGGCCCTGTCCCACTACCACTCTGCAGTGGGTAAGGTTACcaaccagacacacacatcatTATAGCTCCAGCATCACTGCCCATGtagcctgtttgtctgtctccctctctctctctgtctgtactctGTTTGTAATAAGTGAAGCTGCTACCACATAACAAAGTCCCTTCAAGTGATGGATTATTtcagatctctctctcccttattctctTATTCTTTCAGGTCAACACATTTAGTCAACTACACATTCTCAGTAAAATGTGTCCATGTACGCCTAATAAATAATAGTCACATGAAAGTAGAAATCTATTGTGTTCTCCTACTTATCTCCTGTATTTTACCCGATCCCTTCCCTCAGAGGGCGACTCTAAGAACTACCTGACCTACTACAAGCGGGCAGCTGTGTTCCTGGCTATGGGAAAGTCCAAGTCTGCCCTGCCGGACCTGACCAGAGCCATCCAGCTCAAACCTGACTTCCTCGCTGTGAGTGGACACAGACAGTTGTCAACAACATCTCTGTTATCGTGATAAATCACGGTTATAAACAACAATTGTGTGCAATTGTTATTAACTCTTAGAGAAAGATACAGATCGTTTTTTTAAATCTAtctccatccctttctcctccatatcccctcttccctctctctgcctccatgTTTCCAGGCCAGACTGCAGAGAGGGAATATCTTCTTGAAGCAGGGTAACACCCAGGAGGCCCGGGAGGACTTTGAGGCTGTGGTAAGTCTAGATGCATAAAAATATAGCTACTATTCTACAACTACCATActattaattatatttctatgtctagttacACCTTATCCATCTGTCAACCAAAATCTCACTGCTGTTTTTCCCATACCCTCATCATATACTCTAACTGTCTCATATTGCAATTGTTTTTAAATGTCATTCATTATCCCTTTGTCCTTGCAATTATGTGATGTGGGCGAGGTTAAGGGAATCTGAAGGATTAGATATTAGTTGTGTTCTATTATGTATTTATAGACCTGATATGAGTCATCTATTATATAGTTATAATTGCTATGTCACACAGTTTCTTCAGAAACCTCACCTTTTTTAATTTCTTCAGCTGCAGCGATCCCCTGACCAGGACGAGGCGCGGAACCAGCTGATGAGGGCCAACGAGCTTGAGGAGCTGCAGGAGGAGGCCCACGCGGCCCACCACAGAGGAGACTACAGCACCACCATCACTGTGCTGGACCGCGTTGTAGAGGTAGGGAGTAGCTCCACCACAGGGCCTAGTCATTGAGCCTGGTCATGGAGGTAGGGTTTAGCTCTGCCACAGGGCCTAGACATTGAGAACTCTATTTCACCTAGCCTCTTAAACGTGATCCTCAATACCTTCATCAATCTGTGGTGCACTATACTTCAACAGACTTGGTATCAAATCATAAATTCACACAAAGAAAAAATTCACACCACTGAactctccctacctacctacctacctcccacCCTTCTCTCTTTCCAGCTCTCCCCCTGGGACCCTGAGTCTCGGGAGCTCCGGGCTGAATGCTACATTCGTCTGGGAGACCCTCGGAAGGCCATCCAGGACCTGACCCCCACCACCCGGCTGAGGAACGACAACCGAGCTGCCTTCCTCAAGCTCAGCACCCTGCACTATGACCTGGGGGAGCACCAGGAGTCACTAGGGTACGCTCACTACAAAATGGTATTAGTAATAGGGTGGAGTGATTTAAACAAACAACCACATTTACCAAGCAAATACATGTAAATTAAGAGGTTGTGAGCTTCAGAGCAACAttggtttgtgtttttgtatcTGTGGTTGATGTTTGACACTTGAAGTTTGAGAGTTAGTAAAGAATGTTCACTCTCTTTCAAACATACTAACACTTttttattcaattttatttgacaGGCAAAAATCTCAAACCGCTTTGCAATGTGTaagtctctctccttcctctccctctgcagTCACGTCAGGGAGTGTCTGAAGCTGGATCAGGACGACAAGGAGTGTTTCTCCCATTACAAACAGGTGAAGAAGCTCAGCAAGCAGCTGGACTCTGCCGAGGAGCACATCCAGGAGGAAAGGTCAGTACCACTGCATCAAGCTAGTATGGCAGTCTAGTCCCTGTGGGGGTTTCTCTTAGGTTTTCCTTCTAGGGATTGACATTAAAGACTGAAATGCCGTTTCCCATCAGACAAATCGGAAAGTATTTAAatttttacatttttggggggggttgccCAGAAATTATGATCACTGGCCCGAAAATGTAAATTAGCTATTTACACGCAGAAGTGCCATATGTTGCCTGCCTTTCATCAACACATAGGGGAGTAGACAAAGATCAGTACTGGAATTCTTTGTATTTTGGTTGTTATCagtaaaaaagaaaatgtaaaaaagcaTATTGGAGAAGGCTCAACTTGCCCGTCTGCCATAAATGCCCTAAACTGTCTATCTTTCACTTAAACAATGGGGAGGAACCTGAAAGAAACAGTATGTTTTAGGCTAATGGAATTCTATGCAGTTTGGTTGTTTTCGCTTTTTTTATCACCTGCCTAAGGGGGCAACTTCAGCTTGAGCGACGGCTCAGTTCATATACCCCAAGCAATAGGGCAACCCTTAAGGTCAATCCCTGCCTCCCTATGTGGTCTATATGGTAGCCCATCTCTATgtggtagtccctccctgtgggCAATGTTTCAGTCCCTATGGGAGTTTTATATTTCAGTTCCTGTGTTCCCTCGACAGGTTTATATTTGAGGTTTCTTCTCAGGTTTCTTTGACAGTTTTATCACTAAACCTATTTGTATCCACTTTGGTTGATTTTTAGATATGACTATTGTACGGCAGTTCTATTTAACTCTTGTCCTAAAATGAACGTtattaaatgtttgttttcagGTATCAGGAGGCCATAGACAAGTATGAGTCAGTGATGAGGACAGAGCCTAATGTCCCATACTACACCAATAAGGCCAAGGAGAGAATCTGCTTCTGCTTGGTCAAGGTGGGTCCCATCACATTGACACGTTTAACCCATGGAGTGGGCCATTTCTGTGACCATAGTCACGTATGTAGATTAGCATGACCTGTCCCTCTACTGAAGTCAAGTCAATTGTTAGTGTATTGGAAATTCTCCTAATTACTTTTACAACTGCTGATATTACTAATTATGTAATTACTAATTATGTAATTACAAATAGAATGGGGAAACAATGATGATGCTTATAAGTGTTACTCCATTTGTTTCCACCAGAACAAGATGCCTGCTATGGCAATAGACATTTGTTCGGAGGCCCACCAGAGAGACCCACGCAACATCAACATCCTCCGCGACAGAGCTGAGGCCTTCATCCTCAACCAGGACTACGAGAAAGGTACTTTCACCATTCTGTTACTGTAGCAAAGAGAATGATGACACGTAGTGATAAGACTTTGTGCCGCATTTGTTTCCCCTCCGTCAAGTACTCAAACAATGGCTATCAAACATACCAAGTAAACAAACCCGGTGTTTTGTAGCCAGGACCAGTCTAACGCCGCCTTGATTACTGCACATCCAAATCCCAGCTGGATGATTGTAACAGCTTTGTCAAGTATCCATtttgatctttctctctctgccttttttTTTTCCTTAccttgccctccctctctctagcgGTGGAGGACTACCAGGAAGCGAGGGAGTTTGATATGGAGAACAATGAGATCAGGGAAGGTCTGGAGCGAGCCCAGAAAATGCTCAAGCTCTCCCGGAAGAGAGATTATTACAAGATCCTAGGTGTCAATAGGTATGACTGACCTAGAGAAGGGAGCTCTGTTCAAATACTTCTTCAAAGCATAATTCTTTCCTTCCTTGGCATAATCTACAGTGTATTTATGATCTATAAGCAATTGGACAAGTGACAAGTTGATTCTATTGAATGATATTCTATTATTTTCACCATCTGTGATCAACTCAAGGTAATGGGGATGCATTTGCTCCTTGTATTCAAACAAGCTTTTACCTTACCAACATGTTGTTTTTCTCCAGGAGTGCCAACAAACAGGAAATAATCAAGGCGTACAGGAAACTGGCCCAACAGTGGCATCCTGACAACTTCAGAGAGGAGTCGgaaaagaaggaggcagagaagaGGTTTATCGACATCGCCTCTGCTAAAGAGGTGCTCACCGACCCAGGTAATGAACTGTATATGTACCTGATAATGTTGCTCAAGCTGGTAGATAAGATCACTACTAACTAAACCGTCCCATACTGGAAAATCTATGACTGTATTTAGGAAGCTGTAAACTATTTGCAGTATGATAACGTCCTGTCGGACCTCTTTCCTGGAATCTACATTTGTGTTGAAAACGTAGCTTGTTGTACATTACTCATGTCTCCCTACTCCGAACCGCTAGAAATGCGCCAGAAGTTTGACTCCGGTGAAGATCCCCTGGACCCAGAGAGTCAACAGGGAGGCGGTCAGGGTGGCCAGGGATGGCCCTTCCACTTCAACCCCTTCGAGTCTGGCGGCAACTACCACTTCAAGTTCCACCACTAGTGAGGACGAGACAAGAACCATGGGGGGGGCTGACTGACAATTGGAGGATTTTAGGGCTATGACAACCCGTGGATGTACCCAGGGGTTGGATTTGGGGGATTCAGTTTGGATATGGGGTGTTGTGGGTAATGTAGTGAGACAATGGGGATGTGAATGACACTGTCAAAGGCGTTGGACTACTACTGTACTGCGAGGGGTTGAGTTGTACAGAGTTAAACTTTCCTACCACAGATTCTACATGGATGAAACTAAGTGACAATGTTGTCGGCTGTTGACTTGAGCGGTTGAAGACACGCAAATAAAGTCCTGAATTGGTGCGCTGTTCAGTCCTCCCAACTTGGCCCAGGCTGTTGATCCTGTCATTGCAACCCTCCATGTTATTTTTCTTTGGGATGTCTGCTGCTGCTTTTACTTTTGCTTGGTATTTCTTCCATTTTTCGTCTATTCAACGTAGCTCTTTTGGTTTTTGCTCGACTAGCCTGGATGCTGGACTGTTTCTCCATttatttaaaggcccagtgcagtcaaaagtgATTTTTCCtctgctttatatatatatattctctctcAGGATGGATTAATATTGTGAAAATGGTATAATGCCCTTTTTAGTACAAGAGCTctttgaaatttcagcctgttttggtgggatggagttttggcctgccttgtgaccaataagaaagagttacAAACCCCTCTGCCAATAAAGCttgaccactcccagacagtcctagcaaaattattgcttgagaaattacaATTTTCAAAGAAAACAATTTGAAATGAAAccaattacagtaaggtacttcattgttacccaaaaatgatttgatattgagaacaCTGTATTGGACCTTTTTAATAATACTTGGATAAGCTCAAGTCGGATAAAAGCAGATTCAGACTGGCACCCAAGCTACTCAAACTGATTTATATTCAGAGCTTTCAGAATGTTTTAGAAGAGATTGATGTCGTTTTCTTCTTCACTAAACAATGTTTGTTATATTTCTATCTGCAAAGCTTTGAATGTTCTCCACTGAGTATACCCTTGACTTGACTTAATTGACACAACAGGTGTTATGGAAGAGTTGGTGACCTACTCCTTCCTGGTTGTGTACCCAATCAAAAGGGTGAGTGGATGAAGCATGTCTGTCTACTTCCTGAAAGAGCCTGTGTTATCTCTCCCTTTTCATTGATTTGAAAGTGTCTTTTGAAAACTTTATTTCATTTACCGGTCTTTTTAATAACTAATCCTCCTGTGTTCCCCAGTCCAAAGCAACTGAAGGGACTCCCTGCAACGACAAATGACTTGCGTCATTTTAGTGTATCAAACAAATTATGGACTACAAACAAATGATGGATTGTCAATATCATCCTGTCAAGTCCACTGTTAACATAATGAGTTCTAAGGATGCAGTATAGCTGTAACTGAAAGCTTTTTGTCACCGACTGCTCAACTACGTGATCATTTTAATGTGACAACCTTGTTGAATTAACTTCCTGGTACAGGTTTGTTTCTAGGGGGTTTTCTCGTTGCCAAACAGAATGAACTAAAATGCTCAAACTATTAAAATATGGAAACAAACAACCCTGTTCTCTGGTTATTTTACACTGTTATAAATTCATGGTTCAGGTATAATTTTAGTACTATACTGATGGCATACCATCTCTAGCTCATGTCGTTGTTGTGCAAATCATCTTCCAGTAGCAAGCAGGTCTGTCTAGTTCCATGAAAATGTTCATGTGTGCTTGACCTATTtgactgagtataccaaacacatTACCAGAAAATAATAGCTAACCTTTGCAATCCTGTGTCATCATGCAAGCTCGGGCCCCTgagtctgaaccctgccctggtgaaggtaggaaacatcaccacTTTGCTgctcctcaacacaggggccccaaaagggtgcgtgctcagccccctcctgtactccctgttcactcacacaCGCCTCCAATTCAATCAAGTCTACAGACgatacaacagtagtaggcctgattaccaataatgacaagacagcctacaggaaggaggtgagtgctttggcggagtggtgccaggaaaataacgtcaacaaaactatggagctgatcgtggacttcaggaaatggCAACGGcaacctcttcaacctcaggatgctgaagaaatacGGCTTGGCCCCTGACaccttcacaaacttttacagatgcacaattgagagcatcctgtcaggctgtatcaccgcttggtacggcaactgcgccacccgcaactgcaaggctctccagaggatggtgtggtcagcccaacgcatcccCGGGAGCACACTGCCTGAccttcaggacatctacagcacccgatctcatcaaagctgggaccaaaaaacggctatctcaaggccatcagacgtttaaatagccatcactagctggctaccacccggttactcaaccctgccctatatacatagacaagGAATCTCTGGTCACTTTGTTAACACACcgcattactcatttcatatgtatatactgtattttagtccataccactccgacattgctcgtcctaatatttatatattaattccattcttttacttttagatgtgtgtattgttgtgaattattAGAGACTACTGCACtgtcgctacacccgcaatagcatctgctaaatatatatatgtgaccaataaaatttgacttGATCTCTACTGAACAGCTAACTGATGGCCTCAAATGGTGTGACCTGGAAAGACTTGCCCTGATGAGATGGAGGACATTCGTTAATAACCTATGCTCTAATAGGAGCCAAGGGTTTTAAGTCAAGTAAGTAATTCACTTTAGCTATTCATATGCTCTGAAATATCTGTAACTGCTGCACTATCAGTATATAAGGAAAGTCTGCATCGTTCCACATTGACAGATCACCGGTTTAGAAactgaaat
The DNA window shown above is from Salmo trutta chromosome 8, fSalTru1.1, whole genome shotgun sequence and carries:
- the cldn15a gene encoding claudin-15a; the protein is MDPIVEVVALLLGFIGWVMVGIAIPNRYWKVSTVDGSVITTSTIYENLWMSCATDSTGIHNCHEFPSLLALNGYIQASRALMIAAIIFGSFGLLATLIGMQCSKAAGVNMVLKGRIAGVGGVLFLLQGLCTMISVSWYAFNITQDFFNPLYPGIKYEIGEGLYIGWCSAVLAIVGGSCLTCACKLGTSEKQHYPYQPRGTVYSGMAPSQSQAATSYGRNAYV
- the LOC115198293 gene encoding dnaJ homolog subfamily C member 3, whose translation is MESGRRKGLSGVLSSLSLLCVILDLQLDGVLGATHVEIEQHLEMGRKLLAAGQLAEALSHYHSAVEGDSKNYLTYYKRAAVFLAMGKSKSALPDLTRAIQLKPDFLAARLQRGNIFLKQGNTQEAREDFEAVLQRSPDQDEARNQLMRANELEELQEEAHAAHHRGDYSTTITVLDRVVELSPWDPESRELRAECYIRLGDPRKAIQDLTPTTRLRNDNRAAFLKLSTLHYDLGEHQESLGHVRECLKLDQDDKECFSHYKQVKKLSKQLDSAEEHIQEERYQEAIDKYESVMRTEPNVPYYTNKAKERICFCLVKNKMPAMAIDICSEAHQRDPRNINILRDRAEAFILNQDYEKAVEDYQEAREFDMENNEIREGLERAQKMLKLSRKRDYYKILGVNRSANKQEIIKAYRKLAQQWHPDNFREESEKKEAEKRFIDIASAKEVLTDPEMRQKFDSGEDPLDPESQQGGGQGGQGWPFHFNPFESGGNYHFKFHH